A single genomic interval of Agromyces cerinus harbors:
- a CDS encoding DUF1622 domain-containing protein: MEFGTVIETIGEVIDFVGVLAIVVGVVYASLDAGLRGIRGKSPIYDRFRRVLGRAILLGLELLVAADIIKTVAVTPTLDSVLVLAIIVLIRTFLSWSLELEVSGRWPWQKRGSTVDEPPLVQTETG, translated from the coding sequence ATGGAGTTCGGCACGGTCATCGAGACGATCGGCGAGGTCATCGACTTCGTCGGCGTGCTGGCGATCGTGGTCGGCGTCGTCTACGCGAGCCTCGATGCCGGACTCAGGGGCATTCGCGGGAAGTCCCCGATCTACGATCGCTTCCGCCGCGTGCTCGGTCGAGCCATCCTGCTGGGCCTCGAACTGCTCGTGGCCGCCGACATCATCAAGACGGTGGCGGTGACGCCCACGCTCGACTCGGTGCTCGTGCTCGCGATCATCGTGCTCATCCGCACGTTCCTCAGCTGGTCGCTCGAGCTCGAGGTCTCCGGCCGTTGGCCGTGGCAGAAGCGCGGCTCGACCGTCGACGAGCCGCCGCTCGTGCAGACCGAAACCGGCTGA
- a CDS encoding ROK family protein, translated as MGDFNQSVVFDAIRRSSDGRSRVELVAATGLSAQTISNVVRRLLDGDLVVEAGKASSGPGKPRTLLRLNPAGAYAAGVHIDPAVMTFVVLDLEGSVVAHARRRTPIANDPRLVMSSIQDGLDRLIADSGVRREKVVGLGVAAPGPIDVERGTIVDPPHLLGWHRVPLRDALAESTGLPVLVDKDVTAAAVAEMWTGGANGVGSFVFFYLGTGIGAGLVLDDEVVRGASGNAGEIGHIVVDPGGAVCSCGLHGCIAATCTPQALVTEAERLGVLADTRLRSGAHDVDLRFTALCDLAAAGDAGARQILERSSARTAKAVAVLADLLDVDRVVFGGPFWQRFRPYHLERIPALLDELSVTRSIRRVQVVGTSAGEDVGAVGAACLVLERTLGPSAARLMLDA; from the coding sequence ATGGGCGACTTCAACCAGTCGGTCGTCTTCGATGCGATCCGCCGGTCGAGCGACGGCCGCAGTCGCGTGGAGCTCGTGGCGGCGACCGGCCTCTCGGCGCAGACGATCTCGAACGTCGTGCGGCGGCTGCTCGACGGCGACCTCGTGGTCGAAGCAGGCAAGGCGAGTTCCGGCCCGGGCAAGCCGAGAACGCTGCTGCGGCTGAACCCGGCGGGCGCGTATGCGGCCGGCGTGCACATCGATCCGGCCGTGATGACCTTCGTCGTGCTCGACCTCGAGGGCTCCGTGGTCGCGCACGCGCGCCGCCGCACCCCCATCGCCAACGACCCCCGGCTCGTGATGTCGAGCATCCAGGACGGCCTCGACCGGCTGATCGCCGACTCGGGCGTGCGGCGCGAGAAGGTCGTGGGGCTCGGCGTGGCCGCGCCCGGTCCGATCGACGTCGAACGCGGCACCATCGTCGATCCACCGCACCTGCTCGGCTGGCACCGGGTGCCGCTCCGCGACGCGCTCGCCGAGTCGACCGGCCTGCCGGTGCTGGTCGACAAGGACGTGACGGCGGCGGCGGTGGCCGAGATGTGGACCGGGGGCGCCAACGGCGTCGGCAGCTTCGTGTTCTTCTACCTCGGCACCGGCATCGGCGCCGGTCTCGTGCTCGACGACGAGGTCGTGCGCGGTGCCTCGGGCAACGCGGGTGAGATCGGGCACATCGTCGTCGATCCGGGCGGTGCCGTCTGCAGTTGCGGCCTGCACGGATGCATCGCCGCCACCTGCACCCCGCAGGCACTCGTCACCGAGGCCGAACGGCTCGGCGTGCTCGCCGACACGCGACTGCGCAGCGGCGCCCACGACGTCGACCTGCGGTTCACGGCGCTCTGCGATCTCGCGGCAGCCGGCGACGCCGGAGCCCGGCAGATCCTCGAGCGCTCATCGGCTCGCACGGCCAAGGCCGTCGCCGTGCTCGCCGACCTGCTCGATGTCGATCGAGTCGTGTTCGGGGGGCCGTTTTGGCAGCGATTCCGCCCGTATCACCTGGAGCGCATTCCTGCCCTGCTCGACGAGCTCAGTGTCACGCGGTCCATCCGCCGGGTGCAGGTCGTCGGCACGTCGGCGGGTGAGGATGTCGGCGCGGTCGGGGCGGCGTGCCTGGTGCTCGAGCGCACGCTCGGGCCGTCGGCGGCGCGCCTGATGCTCGACGCCTGA